A single Anopheles maculipalpis chromosome 3RL, idAnoMacuDA_375_x, whole genome shotgun sequence DNA region contains:
- the LOC126563753 gene encoding myosin-VIIa-like isoform X1: MMDTREELGEWVWIQPKHKHEFELPYAGRVLRTHEGRTLVANDDGEEFWVKDAEIIKPMHVTSQRTVHDMITLGDLQEYAILRNLIVRYRQKQIYTYTGSMLVAINPYEILPIYTYNEINLYRDKKLGELPPHIFAIGDSAYQEMKREKRNQCIVISGESGAGKTESTKLILQYLAATSGKHSWIEQQIIESNPILEAFGNAKTMRNDNSSRFGKYIDVHFTTDGVIGGARIEQYLLEKSRIVRQNKGERNYHIFYSMLAGMTKDERKRLDLEDAPKAYAYLTSGQTLLCEGRNDAKEFADVRSAMKVLAFDDQEIQSILSLLAAILHLGNVKYKATVVQNIDAVEINDTLNVGRVAVLLGVSKAQLLSALTRKTILAHGERVVSQLSKDQAIEARDAFVKAIYGKLFIQIVDKINKAIYKPSNKGRLSIGVLDIFGFEQFEVNSFEQLCINYANENLQQFFVKHIFKMEQAEYAREGINWTTIDFIDNQEILDMIGMKSLNLMSLIDEETRFPKGTDLTMLSKLHTTHGSKTVYVKPKYDKDPAFGVQHFAGVVFYRVDGFLEKNRDSFSADLKELVTKSTNEYLVTLFGTDDSLDTTKRSITLSLQFRNSLDSLMRTLSSCHPYFIRCIKPNDVKRPKIIDKTLCVRQLRYSGMMETAKIRQAGYAIRHTYREFVERYRHLVPGIGAPHKVDCVQAAKDICKKVLVTISDDYQFGMTKVFLKESHDYLLESERSRVYLHYVVLIQRAFRRVLFWRYLRRYREAAIVIQKHWRARGYRADYLMMRNGYQRLQAVIKSRAQTYAFGRLRGAIVQLQAQCRGYLTRRNLRDRITYRARRMNEIIAMQRTEELQFRKSGNARWREDAEHNYWLRVDELNREMAHQQQQQQQPDVQRKVMAVLPQPTINVEEDNKIVDDVFGFLEGTTSPEPVPKRKPSLADAEQPEGTNEQHAAQERTVTYREDLSDYNFSKFAATYFANNASYQFSKRKLKSSLLDLYSTADVISAQALWITILRFMGDMADAKYEEENDESKHKPVMQRVSTTLGRNFAKSKDFQAFQETLSEHDRKMIHRTLKKKSKIPSELKSIMENNEEITDYQEFLNSRSNNLDKLHFIIGHGILNKNLRDEIFCQICKQLTNNPTATSHAKGWILLSLCVGCFTPSERFEKYLRSFIREGPELYAPYCEHRLDRTLKNGTRRQPPSLMELQATKTKKPMNVSVILMDGTNRTVDTDSATTAGELCEKISDMIMLKDRFGFSIFVTMQDKVLSLQSGREFLMDAVSNCEQYAKEQGLSERAADWKIFFRKELFAPWHDPAVDPIATGLIYAQIVRGLNLGELVSNSDRDLAMLAALQYYAEYGSEMNAKTLQERLKDFVPRSVLRPETAPRWMQMIETAFKKSRCVKEFLQRAVAKEDIVLFAKITWGMMFSRFFEAVQSGGPSLAAANIIIAINWSGLFFVDEQEQVLVELSYPELVHVSCEEDPETDVGTLYLGTIQGEEFSFKTFDARVVSELVNYIIDELKKRSIYAVVVQSYKSETTDETVLSLLKGDLIALGQGFTGESIMAEEATWGYGECNGKSGYFPTESIYILPTIMPPSGVVLNFYKKENAIKSKKHAGPIYNTVQRKKMHTLQRFAADHFRAPIANVSSSTSINSVRKSTVEELWKHTRDPMKAPLLERLKNDRAKCDTAVMIFTFILKYMGDLPKSREQIDVAKIFTPAMMDDLLRDEVYCQIMRQLTDNKIQISEERGWDLLWLATGVMLPSQSLQKELFTFLRTRKHPIAVDCLQRLQKTIKLGTRKYPPYIVEVEAIRYRTVEIYHKVYFPDDTDEAFQIESSTKTKDLIQTITRRLELKSSEGFSLFIKVMDKVLSVPEDYFLFDFIYELMEWLRETHPSRTNDNRIQCEYQLFFMRKLWINVVPGRDRNADEIFHFHQEVPKLLQGYYQLTKEQVVDLAAYIFWAQYEVTDLPILGKNFHDFLPLLMAKDAERLQKIDHWKRDIIAKVEAVKGISVGEAKLAFLKLMQQFSMFGSTFFVVKQATDQNLPPTLLIAINRTGFHLIEPHTKDILHSYSYTELNFWSSGNTFFHIKFGSMMGSTKLLLETKQGYKMDELLASYIRHFKAQAQRN; the protein is encoded by the exons ATGATGGACACCAGGGAAGAGTTG GGTGAATGGGTCTGGATCCAGCCAAAGCATAAACATGAGTTCGAACTACCATACGCTGGGCGTGTTCTTCGTACCCACGAGGGCCGTACGCTGGTTGCCAACGACGATGGTGAAGAGTTCTGGGTTAAGGACGCAGAG ATAATCAAACCGATGCACGTGACGTCACAGAGAACGGTGCACGATATGATAACGCTGGGCGACCTCCAGGAGTACGCCATACTGCGTAATCTCATCGTTCGATACCGGCAGAAACAGATTTAT ACGTACACGGGCAGCATGCTGGTAGCGATAAACCCGTACGAGATACTGCCGATCTACACGTACAACGAGATCAATCTGTATCGTGACAAGAAGCTGGGTGAGCTGCCACCGCACATCTTCGCCATCGGGGACAGTGCGTACCAGGAGATGAAGCGCGAGAAGCGTAACCAGTGTATTGTGATCAGTGGCGAATCTGGAGCTGGTAAGACGGAAAGCACCAAGCTGATACTGCAGTATCTAGCCGCCACAAGCGGTAAGCATTCGTGGATCGAGCAGCAGATTATCGAATCGAACCCAATTCTGGAGGCGTTCGGAAATGCGAAAACGATGCGAAACGATAACTCGTCCCGGTTCGGGAAGTACATTGATGTGCACTTCACGACCGACGGTGTGATCGGTGGAGCTAGGATCGAGCAGTATCTGCTGGAGAAGTCACGCATTGTGAGACAGAACAAGGGTGAACGGAACTATCACATCTTTTACTCCATGCTGGCCGGCATGACGAAGGACGAACGCAAACGGCTCGATTTGGAGGACGCACCGAAAGCGTACGCATATCTGACGAGTGGCCAAACACTGCTCTGTGAGGGACGAAACGATGCGAAAGAGTTTGCGGATGTAAGGTCCGCCATGAAGGTGCTCGCGTTCGACGATCAAGAGATCCAATCGATTCTGAGTCTACTGGCGGCCATCTTGCATCTGGGAAATGTGAAGTATAAGGCGACTGTGGTGCAAAACATTGATGCGGTGGAAATTAACGATACGTTGAACGTGGGTCGAGTGGCCGTTTTGCTCGGAGTTTCCAAGGCACAACTGTTGAGTGCGCTGACGCGCAAAACGATTCTGGCACATGGGGAGCGTGTTGTGTCGCAGCTGTCCAAAGATCAGGCAATAGAGGCACGGGACGCGTTCGTGAAGGCGATCTACGGTAAACTGTTCATCCAGATCGTGGACAAGATCAATAAGGCGATCTACAAACCATCGAACAAGGGACGGCTATCGATCGGTGTGCTGGACATCTTTGGGTTCGAGCAGTTTGAGGTGAACAGCTTCGAGCAGCTGTGCATCAACTACGCGAACGAAAATTTGCAGCAGTTTTTCGTGAAGCACATCTTCAAG ATGGAGCAAGCAGAATATGCGCGCGAGGGTATCAACTGGACGACGATCGATTTTATCGACAACCAAGAAATCCTAGACATGATCGGCATGAAGTCCCTCAACCTGATGTCACTGATCGATGAAGAAACGCGCTTTCCCAAGGGTACCGATCTGACCATGCTGTCTAAGCTTCACACAACGCACGGCTCTAAAACGGTTTACGTCAAGCCCAAGTACGATAAGGATCCAGCCTTCGGTGTGCAACACTTTGCCGGTGTAGTGTTTTATCGGGTGGATGGCTTTTTGGAAAAGAATCGGGACTCGTTCAGTGCCGATCTGAAGGAACTGGTAACGAAAAGTACTAACGAGTATCTGGTGACACTGTTCGGGACGGATGATTCGCTCGATACGACCAAACGCTCGATAACGCTGTCGCTGCAGTTTAGGAACTCGCTCGATTCGCTAATGCGAACACTTTCCTCGTGCCATCCGTACTTTATCCGTTGCATCAAACCGAACGATGTGAAGAGACCGAAG atCATCGATAAGACGCTGTGCGTTCGGCAGCTACGATACTCGGGCATGATGGAGACGGCCAAGATAAGGCAGGCTGGATATGCTATCAGACACACTTACCGAGAATTTGTCGAACGCTATCGGCACCTGGTACCGGGCATAGGAGCACCGCACAAGGTAGACTGCGTGCAGGCAGCGAAGGATATCTGCAAGAAGGTGCTTGTCACGATATCGGACGACTATCAGTTCGGTATGACGAAGGTGTTCCTGAAGGAAAGCCATGACTATCTGCTCGAGTCGGAACGATCCCGCGTGTATCTGCACTACGTCGTGCTGATACAGCGTGCCTTCCGAAGGGTGCTGTTCTGGAGGTATCTGCGCCGATACCGGGAGGCAGCGATTGTTATACAGAAGCACTGGCGTGCAAGAGGCTACCGAGCGGACTATCTGATGATGCGCAACGGTTACCAACGCTTGCAGGCGGTGATCAAGTCACGCGCCCAAACGTACGCCTTCGGTCGTCTTCGGGGAGCGATCGTACAGCTTCAGGCACAGTGTCGTGGGTATCTCACCCGGCGCAACCTCCGTGACCGGATCACATACCGTGCGCGTCGTATGAATGAAATTATTGCGATGCAGCGCACGGAAGAGTTGCAGTTCCGCAAGTCGGGTAATGCTCGCTGGCGGGAGGATGCCGAGCACAACTACTGGCTGCGAGTAGACGAGCTAAACCGGGAGATGgctcatcagcagcaacagcagcagcagcccgaTGTGCAGCGTAAGGTGATGGCGGTACTGCCACAGCCAACCATCAACGTGGAGGAGGACAACAAGATCGTGGACGACGTGTTCGGGTTTCTGGAAGGTACTACGAGCCCCGAGCCGGTACCGAAACGGAAACCATCGCTAGCC GATGCTGAGCAGCCGGAAGGGACGAACGAGCAGCATGCAGCCCAGGAGCGAACGGTTACTTATCGCGAGGATTTATCCGACTACAACTTTTCCAAATTTGCGGCCACCTACTTTGCGAACAATGCGTCTTATCAGTTCAGCAAGCGAAAGCTTAAATCCTCCCTGCTCGATCTCTACAGCACGGCCGATGTTATATCCGCCCAG GCACTCTGGATTACAATACTACGATTCATGGGCGATATGGCGGATGCCAAGTACGAGGAAGAGAATGACGAATCAAAGCACAAACCGGTGATGCAGCGGGTATCTACGACGTTGGggagaaattttgcaaaatcgAAGGATTTTCAGGCATTCCAGGAGACACTGTCCGAGCACGATCGGAAGATGATACATCGTACGCTGAAAAAGAAGTCTAAAATTCCCAGTGAATTGAAATCGATTATGGAGAATAATGAGGAGATTACGGACTATCAGGAATTTCTCAACAGTCGTAGCAATAATCTGGACAAGCTGCACTTTATTATTGGGCATGGTATTTTGAACAAAAACTTGCGTGATGAGATCTTCTGCCAGATTTGCAAACAGCTGACCAATAATCCAACTGCAACCTCGCATGCGAAAGGTTGGATCCTGCTTTCACTGTGTGTCGGGTGTTTTACACCATCGGAACGGTTCGAGAAGTATCTGCGTTCGTTCATCAGGGAAGGTCCGGAGTTGTATGCGCCGTACTGTGAACACCGGCTTGATCGTACGCTTAAGAATGGAACAAGAAGGCAGCCACCTTCGCTGATGGAgttgcaggcgacgaaaacgaaaaaacccaTGAATGTAAGTGTGATCCTGATGGATGGAACTAACCGCACCGTTGACACCGATTCAGCAACTACGGCCGGGGAGCTGTGTGAGAAGATAAGTGATATGATTATGCTGAAAGATCGCTTCGGTTTCTCGATCTTCGTCACGATGCAGGACAAGGTACTATCGCTCCAAAGTGGCCGCGAGTTCCTGATGGACGCTGTATCGAACTGTGAGCAGTACGCGAAAGAGCAAGGCCTTAGCGAGCGAGCGGCTGATTGGAAGATATTCTTCCGCAAGGAACTGTTTGCACCATGGCACGATCCTGCAGTAGATCCGATTGCAACGGGGCTCATTTATGCACAGATTGTACGTGGACTGAATTTGGGTGAGTTGGTTAGCAACTCGGATAGGGATCTGGCGATGTTGGCCGCACTGCAGTACTACGCCGAGTATGGTAGTGAAATGAATGCGAAGACACTGCAGGAAAGGCTGAAGGACTTTGTACCGAGAAGTGTACTGAGGCCGGAAACGGCACCACGCTGGATGCAGATGATCGAAACGGCGTTCAAGAAGAGTCGCTGCGTGAAAGAGTTCCTGCAGAGAGCTGTAGCGAAGGAGGACATTGTACTGTTTGCGAAGATTACCTGGGGTATGATGTTTTCCAGATTTTTTGAAGCTGTTCAGTCCGGTGGTCCGTCGCTTGCAGCGGCAAACATCATCATTGCGATCAATTGGTCCGGGTTGTTCTTTGTGGATGAGCAAGAACAGGTGCTGGTGGAACTGTCCTATCCGGAACTGGTGCACGTAAGCTGTGAGGAAGATCCGGAAACGGATGTAGGCACCTTGTATCTGGGTACGATTCAGGGAGAAGAATTTAGCTTCAAAACGTTCGATGCACGCGTTGTGTCAGAGCTGGTTAACTATATTATTGATGAGCTGAAGAAGAGAAGCATCTACGCGGTTGTGGTGCAGTCGTACAAATCGGAAACTACGGACGAAACAGTGCTAAGCCTTCTGAAAGGTGATCTTATAGCACTCGGACAAGGATTCACTGGCGAATCGATTATGGCTGAAGAGGCCACATGGGGATATGGCGAGTGCAATGGAAAGTCGGGCTATTTCCCAACGGAATCTATCTATATCCTACCGACGATCATGCCTCCGTCAGGTGTAGTGCTGAACTTTTACAAG AAGGAAAATGCCATAAAAAGCAAGAAGCATGCCGGTCCTATCTACAACACCGTGCAAAGGAAGAAGATGCACACTCTGCAGAGGTTCGCCGCAGATCACTTCAGAGCACCGATCGC CAATGTATCGTCTTCAACAAGCATCAATAGTGTGCGCAAATCTACGGTAGAAGAACTTTGGAAGCATACCAGAGATCCAATGAAGGCACCTCTCTTGGAGCGTCTTAAAAATGATCGTGCAAAGTGCGATACTGCTGTGAtgattttcacttttattcTGAAG TACATGGGCGATCTTCCGAAAAGCCGTGAGCAGATCGATGTCGCTAAAATCTTCACCCCAGCAATGATGGATGATCTTCTGCGGGATGAAGTCTACTGCCAGATTATGCGCCAGCTGACAGATAACAAGATTCAAATCAGTGAGGAACGTGGTTGGGATTTGCTGTGGCTCGCCACCGGCGTGATGCTTCCCAGTCAATCACTGCAGAAGGAACTGTTTACGTTTTTGCGCACCCGTAAACATCCGATCGCAGTGGATTGCTTGCAGCGGCTGCAGAAGACAATTAAGTTGGGCACCCGGAAGTACCCACCGTACATAGTGGAGGTGGAAGCGATACGCTACCGAACGGTGGAGATTTATCACAAGGTGTACTTCCCGGATGATACGGATGAAGCGTTCCAGATCGAGTCGTCCACCAAAACGAAGGATCTGATTCAGACGATCACGCGTCGATTGGAGCTAAAGTCTAGCGAGGGCTTCAGTCTCTTCATCAAGGTGATGGACAAGGTACTGTCGGTGCCTGAGGATTACTTCCTATTCGATTTCATCTACGAACTGATGGAATGGTTACGTGAAACACATCCTTCCCGGACGAACGACAATCGTATCCAGTGCGAGTACCAGCTGTTCTTCATGCGAAAACTGTGGATCAACGTAGTACCAGGGCGGGATCGGAATGCGGACGAGATATTCCACTTCCACCAGGAAGTGCCCAAGCTACTGCAAGGCTACTATCAACTCACCAAGGAGCAAGTCGTTGATTTGGCTGCTTACATCTTCTGGGCACAGTATGAAGTCACGGACCTGCCGATATTGGGTAAAAACTTCCACGACTTCTTACCATTGCTCATGGCGAAGGATGCCGAACGCTTGCAGAAGATCGATCACTGGAAGCGTGATATCATAGCGAAGGTGGAAGCTGTCAAAGGAATAAGCGTCGGTGAGGCGAAGCTAGCCTTCCTAAAGCTGATGCAGCAGTTCTCGATGTTTGGGTCAACGTTCTTCGTGGTAAAGCAAGCGACCGATCAGAACCTACCACCGACACTGCTGATAGCGATCAATCGAACCGGATTCCACCTGATCGAACCCCACACGAAGGACATATTGCATAGCTACAGCTACACGGAGCTAAACTTCTGGAGCTCGGGTAATACCTTCTTCCACATCAAGTTTGGCAGTATGATGGGATCGAcgaagctgctgctggaaaCGAAGCAGGGATACAAAATGGATGAGCTGTTAGCGTCTTACATACGCCATTTTAAGGCGCAAGCGCAAAGGAATTAA